The proteins below come from a single Falco peregrinus isolate bFalPer1 chromosome Z, bFalPer1.pri, whole genome shotgun sequence genomic window:
- the ENHO gene encoding adropin, translating into MGSALSTGAVVAISFNCVIALLILILFLILCKACRTPSCPKKSPASDMDEARNEEKYLLQP; encoded by the coding sequence ATGGGGTCTGCTCTCTCCACTGGAGCTGTCGTGGCAATTTCTTTTAACTGTGTCATTGCGTTGCTTAtcctcatcctcttcctcatcctctgCAAGGCCTGCAGGACCCCCTCATGCCCCAAGAAGAGCCCAGCTTCTGATATGGATGAAGCAAGGAACGAAGAGAAgtacctgctgcagccctga